One window of the Salvia splendens isolate huo1 chromosome 1, SspV2, whole genome shotgun sequence genome contains the following:
- the LOC121807372 gene encoding protein RCC2 homolog, with the protein MAAAEGENKVVEEAVKGGELLFCGTTSWEAMGRRRTTPEENLASPTRLRPLMGVDIRFVASGCVSCHCVALDVNGRCYTWGRNEKGQLGHGDYIQRDRPTIVSQLSKHNIVRAGAGRSHSVVVTEDGLSFAFGWNKHGQLGSGSTKNESEILPVRCQVTEVKSAVCGGEFTVWLTSVEGSSIMTVGLPQYGQLGHGSNNEYNTKDSSVRLAYEAQPRPRAIASLSGETIVKAACGTNHTVAVTKDGHVYTWGFGGYGRLGHREQKDEWAPRIVDVFTRHNILPPNAIVSAGSANSACTAGGGQLYMWGKIKNSGDDWMYPKPLMDLSGWNLRCMDSGNMHHFVGADSSCISWGHAQSGELGYGPNGQKSSAIPKKVDILEGMHVISVACGFALSLVVVDRTKDAARIEELEVHDGKAAEVIEPTDNGADVVEKASKKSTAKKPPNSKKRKNESSSEDEDNSEYESDDSDSLNGEAEHGRGKSSARGRGRSASAKRGRGRGRGRAASETASAGGRGSGRRGRPKKS; encoded by the exons ATGGCGGCAGCGGAGGGGGAGAATAAGGTGGTGGAGGAGGCGGTGAAGGGAGGGGAGCTGCTCTTTTGCGGAACCACGTCATGGGAGGCAATGGGCCGCCGCAGGACCACGCCGGAGGAGAATTTGGCCTCCCCGACGAGGCTGCGCCCGCTTATGGGGGTGGATATTCGATTTGTTGCCTCTGGCTGCG TATCTTGCCACTGTGTGGCGCTGGATGTGAATGGGCGCTGTTACACTTGGGGTCGCAATGAG AAAGGGCAGCTTGGTCATGGTGATTACATTCAGCGAGATAGGCCGACAATTGTTTCGCAATTGTCCAA GCATAACATTGTTAGAGCAGGGGCTGGTAGGAGTCATTCCGTGGTAGTGACTGAAGATGGTCTCTCATTTGCATTTGGTTGGAATAAGCATGGACAACTTGGTTCAGGTTCCACTAAAAATG AGTCTGAGATACTTCCGGTTCGTTGTCAAGTAACTGAAGTCAAAAGTGCTGTTTGTGGGGGTGAATTCACAGTGTGGCTCACTTCCGTTGAAGGATCTTCTATTAT GACTGTTGGTCTTCCACAATATGGACAGTTAGGGCATGGTTCAAACAATGAG TATAATACCAAGGACAGCTCTGTGAGGCTTGCTTATGAAGCTCAACCCAGGCCTAGAGCTATAGCCTCTCTTTCTGGAGAGACTATTGTAAAAGCTGCTTGTGGAACTAATCATACAG TGGCCGTTACTAAGGATGGTCATGTTTACAC GTGGGGCTTTGGTGGTTATGGAAG ACTTGGGCATAGAGAGCAGAAGGATGAATGGGCTCCACGTATTGTTGATGTTTTCACAAGGCATAATATTTTACCTCCAAATGCAATTGTTTCAGCAGGTTCTGCCAACTCTGCATGTACAGCCG GAGGTGGGCAGCTTTACATGTGGGGCAAGATCAAGAACAGTGGGGATGACTGGATGTACCCAAAGCCTCTCATGGATTTGAG TGGCTGGAACCTGCGCTGCATGGATTCAGGCAATATGCACCACTTTGTTGGGGCTGATTCTTCATGTATTAGCTGGGGTCATGCGCAATCTGGAGAACTGGGATATGGACCTAATGGCCAAAA ATCATCAGCGATTCCAAAGAAAGTGGACATCCTAGAGGGAATGCATGTTATTAG TGTTGCCTGTGGATTTGCCCTTTCTCTGGTGGTGGTTGATAGAACTAAAGATGCTGCAAGAATTGAAGAG CTTGAAGTGCATGATGGTAAAGCTGCAGAAG TAATTGAACCAACTGATAATGGAGCCGACGTGGTTGAGAAAGCTTCAAAGAAGAGTACTGCAAAAAAGCCTCCAAATTCGAAAAAGAGGAAGAATGAAAGTTCTTCTGAGGATGAGGATAACAGTGAGTACGAGAGCGATGACAGTGATTCACTAAACGGTGAAGCAGAACATGGACGTGGGAAGAGCTCAGCCAGAGGGAGGGGCAGATCTGCTTCGGCGAAGAGAGGCAGGGGTCGCGGGAGGGGCCGTGCTGCATCTGAGACTGCAAGTGCTGGAGGAAGAGGTTCGGGTAGGAGAGGGAGACCTAAGAAGTCATGA
- the LOC121793508 gene encoding uncharacterized protein LOC121793508: MQSERKKGYAWAISAGFNAALAAISAKFFSSQLKYALVVLFNVIMWGCYVNSMKSLSALQATVTNFATNFLTSGMSGYILFNESLPLKWFAGAVLIVIGVVVLSKSSIEKKAHTS; this comes from the exons ATGCAAAGCGAAAGGAAGAAAGGGTATGCGTGGGCGATTTCTGCCGGTTTCAACGCTGCTCTTGCCGCCATTTCTGCTAAATTCTTTTCATCCCAG TTGAAATATGCGCTGGTCGTGCTTTTCAATGTCATAATGTGGGGATGCTATGTTAATAGCATGAAGTCTCTGTCGGCTTTACAAGCTACGGTGACAAACTTTGCAACAAACTTTCTGACTTCTGGGATGTCTGGATATATTCTCTTCAACGAGTCACTACCTCTTAAG TGGTTTGCAGGTGCTGTGCTAATCGTAATCGGTGTTGTTGTTCTAAGCAAGTCAAGCATTGAGAAGAAGGCACACACAAGTTAG